In Vigna unguiculata cultivar IT97K-499-35 chromosome 3, ASM411807v1, whole genome shotgun sequence, a single genomic region encodes these proteins:
- the LOC114175145 gene encoding uncharacterized protein LOC114175145 encodes MEISSGGCSPRIRSDYPRKEGSEGTPVKQFELSGRDRNYEMQSMNALDILRETVRILRFNSWGFIAIAVMLICPVSAVLLSNVIVDMSIVKNLSIRLMLVAQASGLPLRPIIKQSCQRFAETVVSSAMCFPLYATLLLLSKAGVVYTVDCTYSRKKFDASKFCVIVSKIWRKILFTYLWGCALVVGCITLFCVFLVAFCSALAVLGFSPDIVVYCAMLVGLVFSVVFANAIIICNIAIVISVLEDVSGAQAMLRSSILIKGQTQVGLLIFLGSTIGMAFVEGLFEHRVKILSYGDGSSRVWEGPLLVVMYSFVMLIDSMMSAVFYFSCRSSSLEISDSEGNSILETMTISAESIGIQ; translated from the coding sequence ATGGAGATTTCGAGTGGAGGTTGTTCTCCCAGAATCAGGTCTGATTACCCCAGGAAGGAGGGATCCGAGGGAACCCCTGTTAAGCAGTTTGAACTCTCTGGTCGTGATCGCAATTATGAAATGCAATCAATGAATGCTTTGGATATTCTGAGAGAAACTGTTAggattcttaggttcaattcaTGGGGTTTCATTGCAATCGCTGTTATGCTTATTTGTCCTGTTTCTGCTGTGCTTTTGTCTAATGTGATAGTGGATATGTCTATTGTGAAGAATCTGTCTATTAGGCTTATGTTGGTTGCCCAAGCTAGTGGTCTTCCTCTGAGACCAATTATCAAACAGTCCTGTCAGCGATTTGCAGAGACCGTGGTTTCTTCAGCCATGTGCTTTCCTTTGTATGCTACATTGTTGTTATTGTCCAAAGCTGGTGTTGTCTATACCGTAGATTGTACTTATTCCAGAAAGAAGTTTGATGCTTCCAAGTTTTGTGTGATTGTTTCTAAGATTTGGAGGAAGATCCTCTTCACATATCTGTGGGGCTGTGCCCTTGTAGTTGGTTGCATCACCTTGTTCTGTGTTTTCCTTGTTGCGTTCTGCAGTGCATTGGCTGTTCTTGGGTTTTCCCCTGATATTGTTGTGTACTGTGCAATGCTGGTTGGGCTGGTTTTCTCTGTTGTCTTTGCCAATGCCATAATCATCTGTAACATTGCAATAGTGATCTCTGTCTTGGAGGATGTTTCGGGAGCGCAGGCAATGCTGCGGTCTAGTATTTTGATCAAGGGTCAGACTCAGGTGGGTCTACTGATATTTCTTGGATCGACTATAGGGATGGCCTTTGTGGAGGGCTTGTTTGAGCACAGAGTAAAGATACTGAGCTATGGTGATGGATCTTCAAGGGTGTGGGAAGGGCCACTCTTGGTGGTGATGTATTCATTTGTAATGCTTATAGATTCCATGATGAGTGCAGTTTTCTATTTCAGTTGCAGATCTTCTAGCTTGGAGATCTCAGATAGCGAAGGCAACTCAATTTTGGAAACTATGACCATTTCTGCTGAATCAATAGGAATTCAATGA
- the LOC114175346 gene encoding ethylene-responsive transcription factor WIN1-like: MANKRKRWECEEGGEKKSEEANTEWEKLREEAASMAAAILGARRANKRYIGVRQRPSGRWVAEIKDTIQNIRLWLGTYDNAEDAARAYDEAARLLRGANTRTNFFPSQSSPSVSALPPKIAKLLFLRLKARNFDPRFPSNHYDQETKVEPQPQPQPEAEPKLYLQTEEPHFENFVDMEGNGIVEESYYGARYSSSAITTCDYGCGASEEDSNQKGSGEDLSFGYNFAENVYDEEKKIVSGKGEFEGCDFQFLESCGSLSYSFSPFEIAEEMLGAIEENKYYDVDDSVLGRESLMMKYERKFSACFYTLTGVSECLRLQVGQENGKELENFLGW, translated from the coding sequence ATGgcaaacaagagaaaaagatggGAATGTGAAGAAGGAGGGGAGAAGAAGAGTGAAGAAGCGAACACAGAATGGGAAAAACTAAGGGAAGAAGCAGCTTCAATGGCTGCTGCTATTCTTGGAGCTAGAAGAGCTAACAAACGTTACATTGGGGTGAGACAAAGACCCTCTGGGCGATGGGTGGCTGAAATCAAAGACACCATTCAGAACATTAGACTTTGGTTAGGCACTTACGACAATGCCGAAGATGCTGCAAGAGCTTATGATGAAGCAGCACGTTTGCTTCGTGGTGCCAACACTCGCACAAATTTCTTTCCTTCCCAATCTTCTCCTTCTGTTTCTGCTCTTCCTCCAAAGATTGCCAAACTCCTCTTTCTTAGACTCAAAGCTAGAAACTTTGACCCTCGTTTTCCGAGTAACCACTATGATCAAGAAACCAAAGTAGAACCTCAACCTCAACCTCAACCAGAAGCAGAACCTAAATTATATCTCCAAACAGAAGAACCCCACTTTGAGAATTTTGTAGACATGGAAGGAAATGGGATTGTTGAAGAAAGTTATTATGGTGCTAGGTATAGTTCTTCTGCCATAACTACTTGTGACTATGGCTGTGGAGCTAGTGAAGAAGATTCTAACCAGAAGGGTAGCGGGGAAGATTTAAGCTTCGGGTATAACTTTGCTGAGAATGTTTATGATGAAGAGAAGAAGATTGTGAGTGGTAAAGGAGAGTTTGAAGGTTGTGATTTTCAGTTTTTGGAGTCTTGTGGATCACTGAGTTACTCTTTTTCTCCGTTTGAGATAGCAGAGGAGATGTTGGGAGCGATagaggaaaacaaatattacgATGTTGATGATTCAGTGTTAGGCAGAGAAAGTTTGATGATGAAGTATGAACGTAAATTCTCTGCTTGTTTTTACACCTTAACAGGGGTGTCTGAGTGTTTGAGGCTACAAGTTGGACAAGAGAATGGAAAGGAATTGGAAAATTTTTTAGGATGGTAA